Proteins from a single region of Companilactobacillus farciminis KCTC 3681 = DSM 20184:
- a CDS encoding PTS transporter subunit EIIC, whose product MAEKKEERLAREIYSAVGGPSNVEKLIHCMTRVRMTIRDYDKVDMEKLKAIDGVLGVVQEDTLQVVVGPGLVNKVAQVMIDQVGVKLGEPFPENLEEDDQPQLSEHQKAKAEVTQKAAEFKAQQKKKIKPSKTKAVLKSISNIFVPLIPVFVGAGLIGGIAAVLSNMMVADDIGKNWTEFITVLNVIKNGVFAYLAIYVGINSAQEFGATPGLGGVIGAVTLLAGVDPKVPLQNIFNGSALSAGQGGIIGGIFAVWILSIIEKQLHKVIPDSIDIIVTPTLTLLAVGVFTIFIVMPIAGVISDSLVGSIMWVLKVGGAFSGFILGLFFLPMVMLGLHQILTPIHIEMIDQTGSTLLLPILAMAGAGQVGAALALWVRCKKNKKLTNMIKGALPVGFLGIGEPLIYGVTLPLGRPFITACIGGGIGGAVVGAFGNVGAIAIGPSGVALIPLITNGHILGYVLGLLAAYVGGFIATYFFGVPNDAKKATELD is encoded by the coding sequence ATGGCTGAGAAAAAAGAAGAACGCTTAGCTCGTGAAATATACAGTGCTGTTGGGGGACCTAGCAATGTAGAAAAATTGATCCATTGTATGACTCGGGTCAGAATGACGATTCGTGATTACGATAAGGTCGATATGGAAAAATTAAAGGCCATCGATGGTGTCTTAGGTGTCGTCCAAGAAGATACCTTACAAGTAGTCGTTGGACCTGGTCTAGTAAATAAAGTTGCCCAAGTAATGATTGACCAAGTTGGCGTCAAATTGGGAGAACCCTTCCCAGAAAATCTTGAAGAAGATGACCAACCTCAACTATCCGAACACCAAAAGGCTAAAGCTGAGGTCACTCAAAAAGCTGCTGAATTCAAGGCTCAACAAAAAAAGAAGATCAAGCCTTCTAAAACGAAAGCTGTCTTAAAATCTATTTCTAATATTTTCGTACCTTTGATTCCTGTTTTCGTCGGTGCCGGTTTAATTGGTGGTATCGCTGCCGTTCTTTCCAATATGATGGTCGCTGATGATATCGGCAAGAATTGGACTGAATTTATTACTGTTCTAAATGTTATTAAAAATGGTGTTTTTGCTTATTTAGCTATTTATGTTGGTATCAATTCCGCCCAAGAATTCGGGGCAACTCCTGGTCTTGGTGGTGTGATTGGTGCCGTGACCTTGCTTGCTGGTGTGGATCCTAAAGTTCCCTTGCAAAATATCTTTAACGGTTCTGCCCTTTCAGCTGGTCAAGGTGGTATCATCGGGGGCATCTTTGCTGTTTGGATTCTTTCAATCATTGAAAAACAATTGCACAAAGTCATCCCTGATTCGATTGATATCATCGTGACGCCTACGTTGACGCTTCTAGCCGTCGGTGTCTTCACAATCTTCATCGTTATGCCTATCGCTGGTGTTATCTCTGACTCATTAGTTGGTTCTATCATGTGGGTTCTAAAAGTCGGTGGTGCCTTCTCTGGATTTATCTTAGGACTATTCTTCTTACCTATGGTTATGCTTGGTTTACATCAAATCTTAACTCCTATTCATATTGAAATGATCGACCAAACCGGTTCTACTTTACTATTGCCTATCCTTGCTATGGCTGGTGCTGGACAAGTTGGTGCTGCTTTAGCTCTTTGGGTTCGTTGCAAAAAAAACAAGAAGTTAACTAATATGATCAAAGGTGCTCTACCAGTTGGTTTCTTAGGAATTGGTGAACCCTTGATCTACGGTGTTACTTTACCTCTTGGTCGTCCATTCATTACTGCTTGTATCGGTGGTGGTATTGGTGGTGCCGTTGTTGGAGCCTTTGGTAACGTCGGTGCGATTGCCATTGGACCTTCTGGTGTTGCCTTGATTCCATTGATCACTAACGGACACATCTTAGGTTACGTCTTAGGACTACTAGCTGCCTACGTTGGAGGCTTTATCGCTACTTACTTCTTTGGTGTTCCAAATGATGCCAAGAAAGCTACTGAATTAGACTAA
- a CDS encoding MurR/RpiR family transcriptional regulator, translating to MESLIFSIKQKLPELTKTEQKIAHYVIDNPAKVISMSVQELVSAIPTSSASIVRFAKIFCPNGFADFKLKLSAESELNQKIYDELDPKDSIDDLKDKLSFRINQTLIRTNSILDDASLTQAIQILSQKETIVSFGIGASHLVAEDFQQKFFRIGKTVITNNDVHVISTILLAKKEQAAVLIVSNSGETKEAINLARLAKQNKIPIIVLTHKNESVLAKMSDVVLIHDDSTENSSLRSAATTSLIAQFYAIDLLYYSYFKLDFSKHVKEIISSQKFIAKNFKEEE from the coding sequence ATGGAAAGTCTAATCTTTTCTATTAAGCAAAAGTTACCGGAACTAACGAAGACTGAACAAAAAATTGCTCACTACGTGATTGATAACCCGGCAAAAGTAATTTCAATGAGTGTTCAAGAACTAGTCAGTGCGATTCCAACGAGTTCCGCTTCGATCGTTCGGTTTGCTAAAATATTTTGTCCCAATGGTTTCGCTGACTTCAAGTTGAAATTGTCGGCGGAAAGTGAATTAAATCAAAAGATCTACGATGAACTAGATCCAAAAGACTCTATCGATGATTTAAAAGACAAGTTGTCCTTTCGAATCAATCAAACCTTAATCAGAACAAATAGTATTTTGGACGATGCTTCTTTGACCCAAGCGATACAAATCCTCAGCCAAAAAGAAACTATCGTAAGTTTTGGAATCGGTGCATCCCACTTAGTAGCTGAAGACTTCCAACAAAAATTTTTCCGAATCGGTAAAACTGTCATCACTAACAACGATGTTCATGTCATATCAACGATTTTACTGGCTAAAAAAGAACAAGCGGCCGTTTTGATAGTTTCAAACTCCGGTGAGACTAAGGAAGCAATCAACTTAGCACGTCTTGCAAAACAAAATAAAATCCCTATAATTGTATTAACGCATAAAAATGAAAGCGTTTTAGCAAAAATGTCGGATGTAGTTTTGATTCACGATGACAGTACCGAAAATAGTTCTTTGCGAAGTGCCGCAACCACCTCTTTGATTGCCCAATTCTATGCAATTGATTTGTTATATTACAGTTACTTCAAGTTAGACTTTTCTAAACACGTCAAAGAAATCATCTCTTCACAAAAATTTATTGCTAAGAACTTCAAGGAGGAAGAATAA
- a CDS encoding PTS sugar transporter subunit IIA, with amino-acid sequence MGLFSRKKIDEFVSPANGELIHLDKVNDPVFSQKLMGDGFAVKPSDNEIVAPISGVIGTVFPTKHALMITSKNGLEIMLHLGIDTVELNGQPFEMFVQENDTVKAGQKLATMDLQKVLDSGKDTPIMTIITNSDAVKDMGDFEDKSVSAGDKALEITVN; translated from the coding sequence ATGGGGTTATTTTCTAGAAAAAAGATCGATGAATTCGTTTCACCTGCCAATGGTGAATTGATCCACTTGGACAAAGTCAACGATCCAGTCTTTTCACAAAAACTAATGGGTGACGGCTTTGCGGTTAAACCAAGCGATAACGAAATCGTCGCTCCCATCAGCGGTGTTATTGGGACAGTTTTCCCCACTAAACACGCCTTAATGATCACTTCTAAAAATGGTCTAGAAATCATGTTGCACTTAGGTATCGACACAGTTGAACTAAACGGACAGCCTTTTGAAATGTTCGTTCAAGAAAACGATACAGTCAAAGCTGGTCAAAAGCTCGCTACGATGGACCTGCAAAAGGTCCTAGACAGTGGCAAAGATACACCGATCATGACTATCATCACTAATTCAGATGCTGTTAAAGATATGGGGGATTTTGAAGATAAATCAGTTTCTGCTGGTGATAAGGCTTTAGAAATTACCGTCAATTAA
- a CDS encoding site-specific integrase translates to MVKIPYLTGFEAYLKTRKISDKAHTEYMNSLTDFFNYTIQHNPDYKITEDIKDVHEMDVRLFKNFMLEELQLSASTINKVISNLNVYFKYLFSVKKTPEIPTLNINSVTVPKQSDFPVEVFLKLPYYLQADLSVYTRLLILIVAKGFNYKEAMQAGFYQKFNQLDFDEDETKFLNLYRNYIEPYKTYWDNDNLFLSRNRGANSPLLTVPAIHRDLKRDSEATKLDLSPKKLYTTFILLALSTKELSADQQRALDALDTPSLMYYRRLKRETNFDI, encoded by the coding sequence ATGGTTAAAATTCCTTATTTGACTGGTTTCGAAGCTTATTTAAAGACCAGAAAAATTTCAGACAAAGCTCACACTGAATACATGAACTCACTGACTGATTTTTTCAATTACACGATTCAACACAATCCCGACTACAAAATTACTGAAGATATCAAAGATGTCCACGAAATGGATGTCAGACTGTTTAAAAACTTTATGCTAGAAGAATTACAACTCAGTGCTAGTACGATCAACAAAGTTATTAGCAATTTGAATGTCTACTTTAAATACCTCTTCAGTGTCAAAAAAACACCCGAGATTCCAACTTTGAACATAAACAGTGTCACCGTACCCAAACAGAGTGATTTTCCCGTAGAAGTCTTTCTGAAGCTTCCCTATTACCTACAAGCTGACTTGAGTGTTTATACGCGACTGTTAATTTTGATCGTAGCAAAAGGTTTTAACTATAAGGAAGCCATGCAAGCAGGATTTTATCAAAAGTTCAATCAACTGGACTTCGATGAAGATGAGACTAAATTCTTAAATCTCTATCGCAATTACATTGAACCTTACAAGACGTATTGGGACAATGACAATCTTTTCTTGAGTCGCAATCGTGGTGCTAACAGTCCTCTCTTGACAGTTCCAGCGATCCATCGTGATTTAAAACGTGACAGTGAAGCTACCAAATTGGACCTCTCGCCTAAAAAGCTCTATACGACTTTTATCCTACTAGCTTTGAGTACAAAAGAACTGAGTGCTGACCAACAACGAGCTTTAGATGCTCTAGACACTCCTTCCTTGATGTATTATCGCCGCTTAAAACGCGAAACAAATTTTGATATTTAG
- a CDS encoding TIGR00730 family Rossman fold protein, with protein sequence MKNIAVYCGAATGNDEVYKLGAKKLGQWIVQNNYGLTYGGGKFGLMSVIANSVLENGGFVHGIITQELFDRKLAFEEISKLDIVSDISVRKQAMLKDSVVNIALPGGPGTLEEIAEAFSWTILGDSKSPCIFYNINHYYDQLEAFFDSMAEKGFMEPTTRKTLLFSDSLTEIKDFIDSYNPPALRKYKN encoded by the coding sequence ATGAAAAATATTGCTGTATACTGTGGCGCTGCTACAGGAAATGATGAGGTTTACAAATTAGGAGCTAAAAAACTCGGTCAATGGATCGTTCAAAACAACTACGGTCTAACTTATGGCGGTGGCAAATTTGGATTGATGAGCGTCATTGCTAACAGTGTTCTGGAAAATGGTGGTTTCGTTCATGGAATTATCACCCAAGAACTTTTCGACCGCAAATTAGCTTTTGAAGAGATTTCCAAATTGGACATCGTCTCTGACATCTCAGTTAGAAAACAAGCCATGCTAAAGGATTCCGTAGTTAACATTGCTCTACCCGGTGGACCTGGAACACTCGAGGAGATAGCTGAAGCCTTTTCTTGGACGATTTTGGGAGATAGTAAGAGTCCCTGTATCTTTTACAACATCAATCATTATTACGATCAACTAGAAGCATTTTTTGATTCAATGGCTGAAAAAGGCTTTATGGAGCCCACTACACGAAAGACTTTACTCTTTAGCGATTCACTGACTGAAATAAAAGATTTTATAGATTCATATAACCCACCAGCATTGCGTAAATATAAAAATTAA
- the rbsU gene encoding ribose/proton symporter RbsU, which produces MNMVNILIGLMPMIGWGLFPILTGKFGGKPVNQIIGATYGTFLSAIVVALVTQTPLVSGKTFLFTFLSGVCWSAAQSLVFYAFAEMGVSKTMPVSTGFQLIGTSLWGVIVLGEWPGVTAKLVGAFAILLIIIGVYLTTYSEKKVSESESSVVKGITLVLIATIGYVGYSAFPQAVTINGFEAFLPQAFGMAVAATVFAFLTKGNREAKPYKSKSTYLNIISGIFFAFAAATYLISSRKDVNGLATGFTLSQMNVIIATLGSIYFLHESKTRKEMIMVISGLVLVVIAGVITSFL; this is translated from the coding sequence ATGAATATGGTAAATATTTTAATTGGACTAATGCCGATGATCGGTTGGGGATTATTCCCAATCTTGACAGGTAAATTCGGAGGGAAGCCAGTTAATCAAATTATTGGTGCAACTTATGGTACATTTTTGTCTGCCATTGTCGTAGCACTTGTTACTCAAACACCACTTGTAAGTGGTAAGACCTTCTTATTCACCTTCTTGTCTGGTGTTTGTTGGTCAGCTGCTCAATCATTAGTCTTTTACGCCTTTGCTGAAATGGGTGTTTCAAAGACAATGCCAGTTTCAACTGGTTTCCAATTGATCGGTACATCACTTTGGGGAGTGATCGTTTTAGGCGAATGGCCTGGTGTTACAGCTAAATTAGTTGGTGCCTTTGCTATTCTTTTGATTATTATTGGAGTTTACTTGACTACTTACAGTGAAAAGAAAGTTTCTGAGAGCGAATCAAGCGTTGTTAAAGGTATTACTTTAGTATTGATTGCTACAATTGGTTATGTTGGTTATTCAGCCTTTCCACAAGCTGTAACGATCAATGGTTTTGAAGCCTTCTTGCCACAAGCATTCGGTATGGCAGTTGCTGCAACTGTTTTTGCCTTTCTTACTAAGGGTAATCGTGAAGCTAAGCCTTACAAGTCAAAGAGTACTTACTTAAACATCATCAGTGGTATCTTCTTCGCTTTTGCTGCTGCAACGTACTTGATTTCATCTCGTAAGGACGTTAACGGATTAGCTACTGGTTTCACGCTTTCACAAATGAACGTTATCATTGCTACGTTAGGTAGTATTTACTTCCTTCATGAAAGTAAGACACGTAAAGAAATGATCATGGTTATTTCTGGATTAGTACTAGTAGTTATTGCTGGTGTTATCACATCTTTCTTATAA
- a CDS encoding manganese-dependent inorganic pyrophosphatase has translation MPEKELVFGHKNPDTDAVSAAIAYSYLQNKLGYNTEAVALGEPNLETKFVYDHFDVKFPRVISAIDGEVKKVMLVDHNERQQSVSDIDTVEVTHVVDHHRIANFETDLPLYYRAEPLGCVSTIVWKMYNESEVEIPEKIAAIMASSIISDTLLLKSPTTTDEDRDALKDLSKIAGIDYETYGLEMLKAGTNLDSKSTQELIDMDAKSFDMNGTSVRVAQVNTVDVDDTLKREADFVKDIKAENADNGYNLFVLLITNILTSDTTGVVIGDDDAISKFETALNTKVEDNKAALPGVVSRKKQVVPPLNEQF, from the coding sequence ATGCCAGAAAAAGAATTAGTATTTGGACACAAGAATCCTGATACAGATGCTGTCTCAGCAGCTATTGCTTATTCATACTTACAAAACAAATTAGGCTACAACACTGAAGCTGTAGCTTTGGGTGAACCAAACCTAGAAACAAAATTTGTTTACGATCATTTCGATGTGAAGTTCCCACGTGTAATTTCTGCTATTGACGGGGAAGTTAAGAAAGTTATGCTTGTGGACCACAACGAAAGACAACAAAGTGTCAGCGACATCGATACTGTTGAAGTTACTCACGTAGTTGACCACCACCGTATCGCTAACTTTGAAACTGATTTGCCATTGTACTACCGTGCAGAACCACTAGGTTGTGTAAGTACAATCGTTTGGAAGATGTACAACGAATCAGAAGTAGAAATTCCTGAAAAGATTGCTGCTATCATGGCATCATCAATCATTTCTGATACATTGCTATTGAAGTCACCTACAACAACAGACGAAGACCGCGACGCTCTTAAAGATTTGAGCAAGATTGCTGGAATTGATTATGAAACTTATGGTCTTGAAATGTTGAAGGCTGGTACAAACTTAGACAGCAAATCAACGCAAGAATTGATCGACATGGATGCTAAGAGCTTTGACATGAATGGTACAAGCGTTCGTGTAGCTCAAGTTAATACTGTTGATGTTGACGACACTTTGAAGCGTGAAGCTGATTTTGTAAAAGACATCAAGGCAGAAAATGCTGACAACGGTTATAACTTGTTTGTCCTATTGATCACTAATATCTTGACTAGTGATACTACTGGTGTTGTTATCGGTGATGACGATGCTATCAGCAAGTTTGAAACAGCTTTGAATACTAAAGTTGAAGATAACAAGGCTGCTTTACCTGGCGTTGTTTCACGTAAGAAGCAAGTTGTTCCTCCATTGAACGAACAATTCTAA
- a CDS encoding LysR substrate-binding domain-containing protein has protein sequence MDEKSRRVFSSKALNYFDELTKNMSYTKTAQMLGITQPALTQQIKKIERVVGAPLFYSVGKKIYLTDAGTSLLKATHQMFDLINNVTDQIQQASSEKSGTISIGLLSTAESVVIEDFIVEYNRINPNVVIDLNLLTRKELWDSIQNNRIDLAIMYLPDRNIKSWKIYKSKKIISDNIMLIHNNEKFSKRKSVCYKDATQKPWATYLKSYYFSELLQERYRDALVDLPKVIARFSSPYQLLKFTQESDDVYTVLPLSFCIAHESMFKLYQTPLEPAISSDLSFVYREDKEKIPRIQEFLNEWDNFLDKMSYIDRLKSSR, from the coding sequence CTGGACGAAAAATCAAGAAGAGTCTTTAGTTCCAAAGCTTTAAATTACTTTGACGAGTTGACTAAGAACATGAGTTATACCAAAACAGCTCAGATGTTAGGTATTACGCAACCGGCTTTGACTCAACAGATCAAAAAGATTGAACGCGTGGTGGGAGCTCCATTGTTTTATAGCGTGGGTAAAAAGATTTATTTAACTGACGCAGGAACATCCCTCCTAAAGGCTACACACCAAATGTTTGACTTGATCAACAATGTGACCGATCAAATCCAACAAGCATCATCAGAAAAAAGCGGTACCATCAGTATTGGACTGTTATCAACGGCCGAATCTGTCGTGATCGAGGACTTTATTGTCGAATACAATCGTATCAATCCAAACGTTGTGATCGATTTGAATTTATTAACTCGAAAAGAACTTTGGGATAGTATCCAAAATAATCGAATCGATTTGGCAATCATGTATTTACCAGATCGAAATATCAAGAGTTGGAAAATTTACAAGTCTAAAAAGATCATTAGTGATAACATAATGTTGATTCACAACAATGAGAAGTTTAGCAAGAGAAAGTCAGTCTGCTACAAGGATGCAACCCAAAAGCCTTGGGCAACTTATTTGAAGAGCTACTATTTCTCAGAATTATTGCAAGAACGATATCGGGATGCTTTAGTGGACTTGCCAAAGGTTATTGCGAGATTTTCATCGCCTTATCAACTTTTGAAGTTTACCCAAGAATCCGACGATGTTTATACGGTTTTACCATTGAGTTTTTGTATTGCACATGAATCAATGTTTAAACTTTATCAAACACCACTTGAACCAGCTATATCAAGTGATTTATCATTTGTATATCGAGAAGATAAAGAAAAGATTCCACGGATTCAAGAATTCTTGAACGAATGGGATAATTTCTTAGATAAAATGAGCTATATTGATCGTTTGAAGTCTTCAAGATAA
- the parC gene encoding DNA topoisomerase IV subunit A — MTENSPKIQDISLEKIMGDRFARYSKSIIQERALPDIRDGLKPVQRRILYSMFLDGNTYDKGFRKSAKGVGNVMGNFHPHGDSSIYEAMVRLSQDWKLREPLIEMHGNNGSMDGDPPAAMRYTEARLSKISTEMLRDINKGTVDEEWNFDDTEKEPKVLPARFPNLLVNGATGISAGYATEIPPHNLGEVIDATIKMIDNPDITLDELMKIVKGPDFPTGGILQGKDGIKEAYQTGRGKVFLRSKTTIQEIRGHKSQIVITEIPYEVNKAQLVKKMDEIRVLKKVEGIAEVRDESDRQGLSIVVELKRDVDANGILNYLFKNTDLQVSYNFNMVAIANMSPQQVGLIQILKEYIKHQEDVVLRRSQFDLSKAKKRLHIVEGLIKALSILDKVIKTIRGSKNKSDAKNNLIKSYKFTDEQAEAIVSLQLYRLTNTDVTELEKEDQELNDQITSLNKIIDDHQTLMNVIKKELLTVRDTYADKRRTKIEAKVEEIEVDTSVMVASEDVRLLVSHDGYVKRSSLRSYQASSPEDNGLKDEDYPIIDQNVNTLDHVFIFTDKGNLIYRQIFEIEDSRWKDTGSHLSQQVGLDSDESILKAFVFKDLKETGNFLIATNENYIKQVAFSDLLPGRTYKSRASKYCKIKSADARVMNVYYLASDSSDLVYVFTQHSYASAFPVSEVPVVSGKAIGVKFVSLKADDQLAGYFLSTDENEKIALLTQRGSYKQMKLSEIPITSRARRGVLTLRELKRNPHRVQLVTNISNDESISIITDINKEIEIDRAGHQSTDRYSNGSFIMDPETDGIPVRFVKKVEEK; from the coding sequence GTGACTGAAAATTCTCCTAAAATTCAAGATATCTCGCTCGAAAAAATCATGGGAGATCGATTTGCGAGATATTCAAAATCAATTATTCAAGAAAGAGCTTTACCTGACATTCGAGACGGTTTGAAACCAGTTCAACGTAGAATCTTGTACTCAATGTTTTTGGATGGCAACACGTATGACAAAGGCTTTCGTAAGTCTGCCAAAGGTGTTGGTAACGTCATGGGTAATTTCCACCCTCACGGGGACTCTTCAATTTATGAAGCCATGGTGCGTCTTTCACAAGATTGGAAATTACGTGAACCTCTAATTGAAATGCATGGTAACAATGGTTCGATGGATGGAGATCCGCCAGCTGCCATGCGTTATACTGAAGCTCGCTTGAGCAAGATATCAACGGAAATGTTACGTGATATCAACAAAGGTACTGTCGATGAAGAGTGGAATTTCGATGATACTGAAAAAGAACCAAAGGTTTTACCAGCTAGATTTCCTAATCTTTTAGTTAATGGTGCAACTGGTATTTCTGCCGGTTATGCGACAGAGATTCCACCACACAACTTAGGTGAAGTTATCGATGCTACGATCAAGATGATCGACAATCCAGATATTACTTTGGATGAGTTGATGAAGATCGTTAAGGGACCAGACTTTCCAACCGGTGGTATCTTACAAGGAAAAGATGGTATCAAAGAAGCTTATCAAACTGGACGTGGCAAGGTCTTTCTTCGTTCTAAGACAACGATTCAAGAAATTCGTGGTCATAAATCGCAAATCGTGATTACCGAGATTCCTTATGAAGTTAACAAGGCTCAATTAGTTAAAAAGATGGATGAAATCAGAGTTCTTAAAAAGGTCGAAGGTATCGCTGAAGTTCGTGACGAATCTGACCGTCAAGGTTTATCGATCGTTGTTGAATTGAAGCGTGACGTCGATGCTAACGGAATTTTGAATTATTTGTTCAAAAATACTGATCTGCAAGTTTCATATAACTTCAATATGGTGGCTATTGCTAATATGTCGCCACAACAAGTTGGTTTGATTCAAATCTTGAAGGAATACATCAAACATCAAGAAGACGTCGTTTTACGTCGTAGTCAATTTGACCTAAGTAAAGCGAAGAAACGCTTGCACATCGTTGAAGGTTTGATCAAAGCTTTGTCGATTCTTGATAAAGTTATCAAAACGATTCGTGGCAGCAAGAATAAATCCGATGCCAAGAATAATTTGATTAAATCCTATAAATTTACTGATGAACAAGCAGAAGCTATCGTTTCCTTGCAACTTTATCGTCTAACTAATACTGATGTAACTGAACTTGAAAAAGAAGACCAAGAGTTAAATGACCAGATCACTTCTTTGAATAAAATTATCGATGATCATCAGACTTTGATGAATGTGATCAAAAAGGAACTATTGACCGTCCGTGATACGTACGCTGACAAGCGTCGAACTAAGATTGAGGCTAAGGTCGAAGAAATCGAAGTTGATACTTCAGTTATGGTTGCCAGTGAAGATGTTCGTCTATTAGTTAGTCATGATGGTTACGTTAAACGTAGTAGTTTGCGTTCTTATCAAGCTTCTAGTCCAGAAGACAATGGTCTAAAAGACGAAGACTATCCAATCATCGATCAAAATGTCAACACGCTTGATCATGTCTTCATTTTTACTGATAAGGGTAATTTGATCTATCGTCAAATTTTTGAAATTGAAGATAGTCGTTGGAAGGATACCGGTTCGCACTTGTCTCAACAGGTTGGTTTGGATAGTGATGAGTCGATTCTCAAAGCGTTTGTCTTTAAGGATTTGAAAGAAACAGGCAATTTCTTAATTGCTACAAATGAAAACTACATCAAACAAGTTGCTTTCAGTGACTTGTTGCCGGGACGTACTTATAAGTCTCGTGCTTCGAAGTATTGCAAGATCAAGTCAGCTGATGCTAGAGTTATGAACGTCTATTACTTAGCTAGCGATTCATCTGATTTAGTTTATGTCTTTACGCAACACTCTTATGCTTCAGCCTTTCCAGTTTCTGAAGTGCCGGTAGTTAGTGGCAAAGCTATTGGGGTTAAATTTGTCAGTCTAAAAGCTGATGATCAATTAGCTGGATACTTCCTATCGACTGACGAAAATGAAAAAATTGCTTTATTGACGCAACGTGGTTCATACAAGCAAATGAAGTTGTCAGAGATTCCTATAACTAGTCGTGCCCGTCGTGGTGTCTTAACGTTACGTGAATTAAAACGCAATCCACATCGAGTGCAATTAGTAACTAATATTTCAAACGACGAGTCAATTTCAATCATTACTGACATTAACAAAGAAATTGAAATCGATCGTGCTGGACACCAAAGTACCGACCGTTATTCTAATGGTTCATTTATCATGGATCCGGAAACTGATGGGATTCCTGTTAGATTTGTCAAAAAAGTTGAAGAAAAATAG